A part of Caretta caretta isolate rCarCar2 chromosome 1, rCarCar1.hap1, whole genome shotgun sequence genomic DNA contains:
- the LOC125641439 gene encoding olfactory receptor 52R1-like: MSDSNINNFTNPSTFILLGIPGLEAAHVWISIPFCTMYAIAILGNFTILFIVKTEPSLHGPMYYFLCMLAVTDLVLSTTIFPKMLSIFWFNSREIDFSACLTQMYFIHSFSAMESGIFAAMALDRYVAICHPLRHSTILTNPIVAKIGLAMVLRCGMLALPYPFLARQWPYCRTNIIPQQLCLHMAVVNLACADIRISSYYGLFVQFSVMGLDVIFIVVSYIQILRAIFSLPTKEARLKTFGTCGSHLFVILTFYVPRLFISLLYRFGQNVALNFHVLISRVYLLMPPMLNPIIYGVRTKQIWDRLLQLFTHEGA; the protein is encoded by the coding sequence atgtcagattccaacatAAACAACTTCACCAATCCCTCCACCTTCAttctgctgggcattcctggcctagaggcagcccatgtctggatctccatccccttctgcaccatgtATGCTATAGccatcttggggaacttcaccatcctgttcaTTGTGAAGACAGAGCCAAGCCTCCatgggcccatgtactatttcctctgcatgctggctgtCACTGACCTGGTCCTCTCTACGACCATCTTCCCCAAAATgttgagcatcttctggttcaattccagagAGATcgatttcagtgcctgcctcacccagatgtacttCATTCACAGCTTCTCAGCGATGGAGTCTGGGATCTTTGCGGCCATGGCTCTGgatcgctacgtggccatctgccatcccctgagacattccaccatcctgacaaacCCCATTGTGGCCAAGATTGGCCTGGCCATGGTGCTACGCTGTGGGATGCTCGCACTGCCCTATCCCTTCCTGGCAAGGCAatggccatattgcagaaccaacatcatCCCTCAGCAATTATGCTTGCACATGGCCGTGGTGAATCTGGCCTGCGCCGACATCCGCATCAGTAGTTACTACGGACTCTTTGTGCAATTCAGTGTGATGGGTCTGGATGTGATTTTTATTGTTGTGTCCTATATCCAGATCCTTAGGGCCATCTTCAGTCTCCCCACAAAGGAAGCTCGGCTCAAGACTTTTGGgacctgtggctcccacctctTTGTCATTTTAACCTTTTACGTCCCACGTCTCTTCATTTCCCTCCTGTACCGGTTTGGCCAGAATGTGGCTCTGAATTTCCACGTTCTCATTTCCAGAGTTTACCTCTTGATGCCCCCCATGCTAAACCCCATCATCTATGGGGTAAGGACCAAACAGATCTGGGACAGGCTGCTCCAGCTCTTTACTCATGAAGGGGCCTAA